In Scophthalmus maximus strain ysfricsl-2021 chromosome 13, ASM2237912v1, whole genome shotgun sequence, the genomic window AGTTCTGGACAGTtgaacaatgagctgaaactcaTTGAACACTGAAGCCGAGGGGAATTAGAGATATGATACATCGTTACTATGAACATATGAATTACAGCTGCTTTGACCAACACCATCATGGTGCATGGAGCCAAATAAATCACGAGTAACTGACTAAACTTGCACCACGGCTCGAGTGTGAAGAACATCCTCAGCAGAAGAACACCTGAGGGAGGAAACACCAGTTTTCAGACTGTGGATCTTTGTCTTCAATCACTAACTGAGCCGCTGGCGTGAAGTGACCTTTTCTGTGCGTTAGTGTGTTAGGAAGAGATCTCTTCACCGCAGGCATGTTACTGAGGTGAAGGCAGACattccctgtcacacacacacacacacacacagaacacacacgtACCTGTTGACACAGCAGCTTTAgaatacatttattgttttcatccCATCTCTCGGTAAACGTAGTGAATCAAAAGTACAGGCACATCTCGTACTAACAGGAGTGTCTGATACATGGACGAGTCAGTGCCAGAAGACTATCAGTCTTGTAcaatcggggggggggaagaaataaTTGAAGGAGAGTAAGGAAGTGGTTTGTTGGGCTTTATTGACGTCAAACGTTGCATCATGGTTTCCTGCTCAGGAGTCTGTTTTCAAGAGACAGGACTCCTTACGAATGGAGTCTCTCATTTCTTAGCTCCTCCTCAGCATTCACTCTGACGTTACCCTCCCTGGAGAAGTGAACTCTCTCCTCGCCACTGAGGCACCTGGACCCCGACCTCCAACAGGTCAGTAACGGTCAGCAGCTCAGTGTGCGCGAAAAACCCTCCCCGTGACGAGCTTCAAGAGAGTAGGTGTGAAGCCAGACCAGGCTGCAAAGGTCAATGTCAAGAGGCCACTGACGCCGGTGAGTCAGAAACAAAACGCTGCTTTTAAAACCCTCGGCTGCAACAGCAGCTGAGTCTACCGCCAGTGATCTCGCAGGGCTGAGCATCACGGAGACTTTCCCAAATAGAGAAGGGGATCTATCCTTCCTGAAAGCAGGCTGGATGTCCTACATGTGCCTATTTTAGATGTCGAATCACCGGCACCATAGAGACGGAGAAGCAAGAAAACCAGGGGGAAGATGAATATATCAAAGTCGTGCGTGAGGATTAGTTGGTTTGTATTACACAGTAGAATGGCCCCCAGTTTGTCATCAAGATTAAATAACAGATTTCAGCCCAACGCCTAATTTTAAAGTTATGATAATACAAATTCTGTGACATTCTGATTCAGGCAAGTAAGTCtgattgtactttttttttcatcgatACACTTACAGATTGGTGACaaattacagaaagaaaaaaataacctttaGAAGACGTACAGCCTCAGTGACTCTCGTCCCTGGTGACCGAAGGCCGTAGCAAATGATTCACTCCATTTTCAGACACATCAAACCGTCCAGTGAGCCCTGGTGTCGTGTTTGGAAGCAgctacatttgtatttttcctcaTCTATTCAGCTTTCCACAATTAAGTGCCACGTTTGTACGAGCAATGTATCCAGTTTTAAAGATCACTTCTTACATGGTTGTCTGAGAGACTCCATTAGCAGCCGACCGAACTTGGCGACGTCACACTTAGTCAGAACAATCACACTGTGGCTCTTCTTCAACGTGTCGGTGCGATCCAGCGCCATCATGCCACGAGCGATGGAGCCCTGCAGCTCCACCCGGACGGGACACTCCACGCTCTCCGTCACCACGCTGCCGTCGATGCAGGCCGCCATCGCGTAGGCGTCGTATGAGACGAAGCAGGGGCCGAAGTACACGTCTCTCTTGTTCCTCATGGCCTCTTTGGAGTAGGCCGAGCACTTGGACGTGATCGTCTTCATGAAGCGGGCGGCGGGCGCGTCCTGATTGATCAACTCCTCGAAGAACTCCTGCACAAGTGGAAAATCGGTGGAATCAGATTGAAGCAAGACAAGTCTTCAAGCACACTCCCGTCGTtctgagataagataagatagttcctttattcgtcccacaacgggaaAATGTGGGCGTTACAGaagcaaagtggacagcagaatatatgaagaggagaagggtgTGGAGAAATAGTGGTCACAGCATTAGTTTCCTCGACCTTCTATTAAACCTATGATACTGGTTGAATGTTTATCATATCATAATTTTCCTTTGTCATTGCAGAGAAACCTACTGCtataaaaggtcaaaggtcaattcAACGGTTTATCCTCAgtacatttcatatatatatttatataatatgtcacagtgtatatatacagtatatataatatataacagtGACAAATATGGTGGTCACTTCAAGTAGCTCACACTTTATCTCACATTAGTACTTGACAAGTGATCATATTGAAGGAAGGGTTCATTGCGGCCGTTAACCCAAACATCCTTTGCAAGACCAGAAGATAtgtacaaaacatgaaaatatgaataccATATACAGAGCAGTGACAATAATTGCACATAGAGAGTAAGTATTGCACAGTTAGTAACTGCGTGATTAAATGAATATCGCACTTTCAAGTGTTCCAGTAAATGATTACAGtggctgagtgagtgagtgagagtgtgtagACATCTTACCCACGTCAGTGCGTTTCTGCACGCGTACTCCCACGACGCAATGTACGTGGGGCAGAGGAATTCTTCGAGCACAACGTAGGCAGACTCTGGGTCCATTGCAAAGTTAAACTCGGCACACAGGgtcacatttccttttcctacagagacagacaaagcaACTCACAACAAGCCTGCGCGTCTCCGACAAAAGCGCTGTGAGCATGTCGTTGGGCGTTACCTTCCGTGTTGCCACCCATGATGTACAGATCTTTGAGCTTTTGGGGAAAACTCGGATCCAGTCGGACAGCCAGGGCCAGATTGGTGAGCGGGCCGAGGGCCACCAAGGAGACCTGAGGGAGGCACGTTTTTTAGTAGCACGCGCACAACACAAACCACCTAGAGGGCAGCCACGGGTTGCAGGCAGGGGTTTCTCACCTGGTTCTGGTTTTCACACACCAGTCTGATCATTGCATTGGCCGCGTGCTCTCTCTGGATTTTCTCCTCCCACCGTGGATCTTTGTCCTCGATCACATCTCCGAGTCCATCACTTCCAAAGTGGTCAGTACACGACATGCTGTCTCTGACCAGAGGACCGCCGGAGCCTCGGAACACGGGAATCTGCAcacaagacaaagaagaaaagaaaaaaaaaggttcctcTCAGTGCAGTTTCCCGAGGGATTTATTTGACGTACATGCAGTCAAACATTATTATTGGGTCCTTGAGTTCTCAAGTCCGACCCGGACTATTCATGTTTCACATGACCATGTTTTGACTAATGCCCCTTGACCCCACTGGACACAATAGTGACCAATACAACGTTTTAATAAGTTAATAAGTACAGTTTTTATTGTATATTCACTAGTGTAAACGATCACATGACCACAGCAGTTTCTTTCCCTGCAGTCACTGATGTTTGGATGGAGTCATCGACAATCtagagcaataaaaaaatctcttttggAGATACTCTTCACTCTGCCGAAATATATAATATCGGttcaatatattttatataatttatcaATACTTTTGATAAATGTGTATAAGTGTATAAGTTTATAAATAGCCCCAAAAATGTGTCTATCTTGTATTCTCTTCCCTGTGGGCCACGTCCTGATCCTGCAGGAGGCATCGCGCCTATACACTGAGAATGCTTGTGAGTTCACATTGTATCTGTTCAGATATATATCATATCCTATCACAAAACATAGCTGCAGAAAATTCACCCCCTCGCGCTCACAGACGGAGAGCACCCGCAAAACATTCTGACACACGTCGTCAACGGCCGCGTTCCCGAACACGCAGGTGACGCCCAGGACCTGGACGTCGGGCGCTGCCAGGGCCATGATGATGGCCTGAGCGTCGTCGATGCCGCAGTCCGTGTCGATGACCACCAGTTTCTTAGCCATGGtctcctgtgaaaaaaaatgattcacattTCCTCAAAATCACGGTTTAAAATAATGCATCAAGTCTTTCAAAGGTTGTTTGGGTCTAACGGCCACAATGAAGCTTTCCTTCTGAATTTGCTCCTGTCAAAATGATCACTTGTCAAATGCTAATGTGAGATTGGTGTGAGCTGCTTATATCGTCCAACACTTTTTCActgttatatattataaattagagcccgaccgatatggattttggggAGTGCAAGATTGCCGATACATGGGCCAGTCAATCCGCGATCTTCAGTCCCGACTGTGTGACTCCAAGTCTGCCAGTCACTTCTCCTCATCATGCTCCTCTGTTGCCCGACAACATGTCCAGCGATTTGGCTGAAAACATTGgaagggtcttttttttctggcagccATTCAGAGTTTCTGTGGTGGTCGCTATCACTGTCGCTGCGGATTGCATCACTGAAACTCTGAATTGCTGCCAAAACGGCCCGTCCACtgtttagatttaacatttaacatttagattttgtttgaatatttagatttagtttttacatttagatttaacatttagattatATTTTTATAGTTCCAAAGTTAACAAATATTGCTGTAAATCTGgtcaaaagtgacaaaaatacTCCTCATGTCACTTTAATGTCACTTATACCTAATACATACTATAATACACTAGTGTATAATAATTAAGCCCCAAGAAAGCATGCACCCCCCGGTGTTAAAGACGAACCACCATATGAGATATGATATACTGATATGACATCAAGTTGCTGTGAtttacttgaaaaaataaataaataaatcaagttACACAACTTTGCCCTGACTTAACTCTTCTTCACCTGAGTCATTCAGTCAGTGTCTTTAGTTGTGTGACGGGTTGACGGAACAGAGAGCGATATTATTAATTTTGCAATTAACATCAAAATCAATTTTACAACAATTCGCGAGAAGAAACAAACTTTACCTCCAGTGTGTGAAGTGAAGTCTGAAGAGTCCCAGCTGAGGCTTCGGTTTCCGGTTTGACTTCCGGGTACTTTCCAAATacgggtgtgtgtggggggggtgagAAATCAAAGTTCATCTTTTAaagtgaataataaaaaaacagcgaCAACAACCGAGGGGTTTAATAAGGGCAATGGCGTTTCTTTATTCACCTAGACGTTCATCgttgtgtgtttatgatgtgtgtgtttgttttcatcagtgtcataaacccctccccccccgctTCCCGCTCAGAATGGTACGGTCCGTTGGCCCTAGACCGGAAGAGGGTCCGGGCTCAGGGAccaggacgacgacgacgacgacgccgccgccgccgctctttGACCCGTTCCCGGTCCCTCACGTGCACCGAGCGTCAGCTGTGGATGTGCGGTGTGAGTTTGTCGTCTCGCTTAATCCTCGGGCCCCCGTGTCCTCCGCGAGACGTTCGCTCTCGGTGGGATGGAGAGGTGAGCGGAACGGAGCGTCTGGTCTGGGGCGTGTTTACATCGgccaacgacgacgacgacgacaacaacaacacgtcccCCGCGCGGCGGTGCGTCACGTCTGGACCCcgcaggtgagaggagggatACTGCTCGGTGTCCGCTCGGTCTCCTCAATAGGTCCAAGGTGACGTCGCTGTGAGCTTGAGACAACGAGGTCCAGGGCTCGTGACCATGGAAACCATGATGCTAGTGTGACCACTCTGTGCTGGGATTCTCCTCCGCATcgcccttttcatttttctgtggtGTTTCTATTCAtgcctctcctttcttctccctccatcactggaGCATCACACACGGGCCTCaggctgttctctctctctctctctctctttctctcagacaAATGCCTAACACGTCAAAAGGTCAAGGGGCGAACCTTCCTGGGCCGACGGAGCCCTCTGGGCTGCAGAGGACCGCTGATGgcggggagcagcagcagcagcagcgcggcgGTCTGATCAGCTCCCTCGCCCGGGACGCCGCCAGAGCCAGGAGGGCGTCGAGCGCCGAGCTGCACCTGCCGTGGACCTGCCCCGTCACACACTCCCGGGAGAAGTTCTACACCGTCTGCTCCGACTATGCTCTCCTCAACCAGGCCGCCTCGGTGTACTGTCCCCCGAGGGACGCGGCCCACAACAAGCAGGCCGACGGGCTGAAGCCCAAACCCTCGGCGGACTTCGGCGCCTGTCAAGGCCCCGGGGGGGCCCACGCGGGATCGGACGGGGACTGCGACATGGAGGAAGCGTCCTCTGGCCACTCGAAGCCCATCTTGGCCTGGGAGATCGACACGGCGGACTTCGACGCCGTACTCAtgagaaaaataagaacaagTAAGAGAGAACTCACAACAACTCAGTCATATGTCATCGCCCAAAGCTGTCAACCGTTCATCTGCTCTTTAGTTGCAGAGAACGTTTTAATCAAGGACGTGTCCCCACTCAGACTTTCCTTGACCTTTTCAGGCAATGTGAAGAAATGCAGCACCAAGAAGATGAAGTCCAGCCGGAACCTGCAAGACGTCCCCCCTCACGCCTCTCTGGAGGAGGTCCAACAGCGCAAAGTGCTCGACCTAAGAAGATGGTAACGCTCCATTTGACATTCCACGTGGTCCTCTTTCGAGACTCCTGTGATGTTGTTTACTCTGTGGATTTGCTCATCACCTGACTGTCCCTCAGGTATTGCATCAGTCGGCCTCAGTACAAGACCTCATGTGGAATCTCCTCTCTGGTGTCCTGCTGGAACTTCTTATACAGCACTCTGGGTGCAGGCAGGTGAGCGGCACGTCGCGTCATCAAGACAGCGTACAGTAGGTGACTGATCAATTTACATCAGTCACAGCCAGTTCAGTTCAAGTCAGTCGTAAGTGCCGGGGTCAGTAATGAGAACGTCCTCAGTTAAGGTTCACTGTAGTCACTTATGGTTTCGTCGTTtgatacaaaaagaaatcagatcCCTCCGTCTGACGCCAATAATCTTTGAGCAGATCTGAGCAATAATGTTGAAGCTGGTTCTGTTTCAAACCAGCAAATAAACCAGCAACCAGGAAGAACTTAACTGATTGAAAAAGAGTCTAAAGAAGGTGAAGTCTTTTCTGACCACACTTACAGGGTTTCCTACGCAGAATGTAAAAAAGTATGGAATTTCATTTTAGTAACCTCCAGGTCTGGTTAAGtacggaaaaaagaaaacagagaatgGAAATATAtctgtgtttccagactgaagtctaaacggatatgaatccaaagattttagaaaacGAACGAGCCGTCTCACTCTCAGGTGTCTAGTGAATCATTTTTCCGTAGTCGGGGATTAACGTCACCATAGCGACACATAGTGccactactgtatctacagagccACAGTTCACATGTGACTATGACAGGCGGAAAgataagtagttcctatcaactGGGAAATATTTAGATTATCTTGGTGACAGTTACTTTCTACTGTTGTTTCCCCTGTTGAAGATAAAATACACATATACCCCAAAATGAATCCGACCTGgattctggttctgtgtttaaATGGCACTTAGGCCGGTTGTCAAACAATATCATAAAAGCTGATAACTACCACACACTCCTTATGCATGATGCCGTCTGTGATTGTATTTCGCACGTGTCCtaaatcaataattatttttttagttttggatACATTCTGTCATCATGGCCCTGTTCTGAAGGAGAGACGGAAACACTGTGTCCTTTAAGCGTTAGACAAGGCATCTGTCCTCAGCGCTCCTGCAGCTGTCAGTGTGCGTGATTAATATGAACGGTGATTAGATGCACCGTTGAGGGGAGCTCCAGATAAACAGCTGTTCACTGGAAGCCTGGAACACGGTTGTCTTTCAGTCAAGAAACCCATTAACTGTTGATAAGACAGATTCAAAACAGGGCAAATGTCCTGTACTcttcacattgttttgttttggttatcTTTGGAAGTGGAACCATGTGAGATGACTTGCTCATGTTCCATCGCACTAAAGTTCCAGTCACTTCCTAATTTATTTGCATTGCTAGTCTTCCACCCATCTCTCAGGAGGAGGCGCTGCACATCCTGGGGTTTCAGCCGCCTTTCGAAGAAATCAAGTTCGGTCCTTTCACCGGGAACGCCACTCTGATGCGGTAACAACAAACTGCTGCTTCGGCCTCTTAAAAGAATCACTTCGCCTCAGGAAATGTACGCAGCTCCGTTAAACGGCGTACTCTCCTTTTACAGGTGGTTCAGGCAAATCAATGACAACTTCCGAGTGCGAGGTTGCTCCTACATTCTCTACAAACCCCACGGGAAACACAAGACTGCAGGAGAAACGGGTGAGTCCCTGCACTGCCGCACGTCCGCTCGTAAAGagctaaaaacaaaagtgaTAACCAGTCGaatcttctccttttttttaagccgAAGGAGCATTGATGAAACTGACACAAGGGCTGAAGGATGAGTCCATGGCCTACATCTACCACTGCCAGAACCACTACTTCTGCCCAGTGGGCTTTGAAGCCACGCCGCTCAAAGCAGCGAAAGCTTACAGGTCGGTCACTGCCATTATCGTCCTTACAGATCATTCTGCCGATTGTTTTCGTGAATGATCAAGTCGTTGATTAGGGGGGTTTTCAGGGTCTGACAACTTATTATGTCAACgttttttcacttctttttcttgaaGATTGCAAAAACAATGAATGGATTTCCAAAATAGATGCCGAATATTTTTCTGTCGCTAATCAGTTAATCAACTAAGTGTTTCAGCTTTTAAAGAGTTTATAAAGTGACAAGTGTTGCTCTGTGCTTTGCACAGGGGCCCTCTACCCACAAACGAAACGGAGCACTGGATCCTGATCGGAGAGCCCAGTAGGAAACACCCGGCTATACACTGTAAAAAGTAAgtttctgcttctgtctctgCCAAGTAGAGTTGAGTAGAGTATGaaacaactctttttttccagatggTCGGACATCGTGACTGACCTGAACACACAGAACCCTGAGTACCTGGACATTCGCCACACGGAGAGGGGGATTCAGCGCCGCAAAACCAAAAAGGTTCCTCTGTtcacatctgtttgtttttttaaaagttgctcTTGAGCGAAACACGCCCGCGCTGGTACTAACGGACATCTCCTGGCTCACAGGTTGGCGGCAACCTGCACTGCCTCATGGCCTTCCAGAGGGTGAACTGGCAGAAGCTCGGCCCCTGGGCTCTGAACTTGGAGAACGTCCTGCACCACGACTTCCACCACCCGGGCACGGAGCGGCCCCACGGACACGCCTCGGAGGACGCGGAGGAGAAGGCGTCGGCCAAGCGCCTGGCCCACCTGGGACGCTCGCACAGCATGGGAGGTCAGAAAGACGCGAGCTGGAAACGCCAGTCCAACACCACGGAGAACAGACAGAAGGGCTCCCCGGACGGCGATCTCGAAGAAGACATCACAGGCTGAAAAGGGGTTTATGGGGACATTCATGCGGAAGACAAAATAACAGACCTTCAGTAGCCTTAAGAAGCATTTATAGAATAAGTCTGGAGTTATGGAGGATCATGGGACCCCACTGCAAGTGTGGCTCActaatgtttttaatatgtgTGCAATAACAGATCTGTGTAAGAATGAGCTCAGCCAGGCTCTGGACAAACATCCGTCTCTTGTTAGAAGGATACATTCATACTTCTTAATATCCGTGAATCAATGTCCAATTTTGATTCGACTCAACTGTCATTTTGAGGCCGTGACATATTTTGCATcgcttttcaaatcaaaaatccCACTGAAGGTAATGTTTGCGAGGGTCTGTCAACTGTTCCACTTCGTTTCCTTATCCATATTTGTAATTTAGACATTTCGAGCAACTATATTCAAGTCACAGTTACACAGGCAGCTAACACAAGCCGTATTAAATTGATCCGACCATTACTGTTTTTGTGGGTCAACTCTCAAGGCAGCAGGTGATGACACCTTGCGGGCATGTGGGGGACCGATGGTCGCCGTCTGGATTCCTCCAGTATCAGTTTCAAAGAGTTGAGACAAAATTACAATGACACACCGCGGACATATCCTTAACGAAAATATCGATCTACGGCCTCAAAAGGAAGTTCAGAGAATCAATACCTTTTTAAAAGCTGAACATGAGCTTCACAGGGCCATCGCACTGGAaagtgtttcctttattttgtccacccatGTATTGAAACCCATGTTTTCCTTTCATCCTAACACGGATCACCAAACACATtgctctgtatttatttatgtttgtgtcaCATCATCTTAACTTGCTGCATAAGAGCGttcaatatatttaaattagtTCTGTCTCTAGGAAACATGACAATGACACATGTTGCTGTGAATTCTGCTCTCCATATTTCATCGTAGAGGTACAGTGAGTGGGCTTATTTTGTGActgacgtacagtacagtagttaGTTCAGTGGCAATGCCGTCCAGTCCCAAGTGTTGTGCTTTGTCATACCTACAGTGAGACTGTTGCGTAGACTGTCACGGTTTTTATAAAGACTGTACAGAAGTGATGGTGGAATCCCTCccacaaccaaaaaacaaactgtgaaccCCCGGAAGGTGAAGACTgcctggttttatttttcatgtttatgtACATACATGTCTCCTTCGCCATTTGTCAGTCATTGTGCACCCACATGGTTTAGATGtagtggttttattttattttatttaacaataaattaagatttttttatgaACTCCTAAGAACAGCGTCTCTCTTTCAAACAGCCGTCATTTACAGTTGTGCTACAGTCACACTGCGGAGGCTGCAGAGGTTCCACTTCCTTTTAACTGTTGTCGTAACTCTGTAACGTGAGCGGGGCCGATACGGCAGCAGCCACCTGGTGGACAGAGAGACTCTTCAGAGGGGAGAACAACAAGGACAGAAActggagacagaagaagagaaaagagttcATCTCACCAATCAAAGAGGCACCTTGCTTTGCCCAGGTGTGACTGAGTTCAGGTACTGATGCAGATCTTTTACCTGCGGTCAGCCACCtttgtatgaaaaaagaaaactgagttacacatcataaaaaataaaattacgtttttcaaaatgtgcctgtgtGGTATTGTTCGCCCGATGGGAGAAATTAATTTCTATTCACAAGCTCTGATTCTGTCGTGTCACTGGGTGCAGCATCATCTCTATCAAGTCTGTTTTCCAGTTATTACTAGAACCACTTATGCAATAACAATATAAAACCCTCACTCAACACACCCGGCAAGTATGTAGTCGTTCTGATGAACGGTTGTCGAGAAACTCAAATGACAAACAGTAAGAACAACTGAGATTTGTGGACAGTGGATTTATACAATggatctgtattttttattttattttttattctaactATCTTCTGATACTGACAATCATCTAATATTTATTACTGTcattttttcaggttttttttcttttacataatgAAGCTACAAAGAGCAAAgcttggataaaaaaaatgtattttaaacaaGTTAGACACTTGTAAGAAAATTTATATATGTAACTAATATCACAAGTTTCCTTGGATGGACGTCTGTAATATCCTGTTACTACGATACTGTGGAGAAGTGTGTATACGTGTAGCTGCGCTGTGGAATGACACTGGGGAAGATTTTCACTCCTCTTCAACAGcttgaacaaaaatgttcagGTACTGTTTTCAAGCAACAGCAGAAGAAatttttaaattgcaaaatGACTCATGGGACAGCTACTCTGGTGGTGAGGAAAGCATGTACATATTGTAAACATGGGCCCAATTGTCTCATGATTTGCCCGTGTGTACACTCCAATTTAAATCTGATTAATACGAATTACACGACCCTTAAAAAAAGtgttggatgttgttttttcagcgACTCAAACCTCAATAGAAGCTTTGCTTCACAAAaattcacacagaaaacaattaaCTCATGATGTTAAGTAGGTCAGGTGTGTTTGGCCGGTGACTTAGAATGCAAGGAAGAAtgtcacatgtatgtatatgaaAACAAACTATTAAAGCTGTGGCTTCAATCCTAAAACTCCTTGACCAGAGACTCACCCCTGCTCAGCGTCCCACTCCTCTCCACTGTTCGGGTACACCACCCAGCTCATGTCCGGGCTCAGCAGCGACCGTGCAGAGTCCAGCAGTGGCTCCACGAAGGCCGGAGAACAGCAGTTGACTCCTACGGCGACCAGTTGCGTGGATCTGTTGGCAATCTGCACCGC contains:
- the si:ch211-201h21.5 gene encoding inosine-uridine preferring nucleoside hydrolase isoform X3, which codes for MNFDFSPPPHTPVFGKYPEVKPETEASAGTLQTSLHTLEETMAKKLVVIDTDCGIDDAQAIIMALAAPDVQIPVFRGSGGPLVRDSMSCTDHFGSDGLGDVIEDKDPRWEEKIQREHAANAMIRLVCENQNQVSLVALGPLTNLALAVRLDPSFPQKLKDLYIMGGNTEGKGNVTLCAEFNFAMDPESAYVVLEEFLCPTYIASWEYACRNALTWEFFEELINQDAPAARFMKTITSKCSAYSKEAMRNKRDVYFGPCFVSYDAYAMAACIDGSVVTESVECPVRVELQGSIARGMMALDRTDTLKKSHSVIVLTKCDVAKFGRLLMESLRQPCKK
- the si:ch211-201h21.5 gene encoding inosine-uridine preferring nucleoside hydrolase isoform X2, translating into MNFDFSPPPHTPVFGKYPEVKPETEASAGTLQTSLHTLEETMAKKLVVIDTDCGIDDAQAIIMALAAPDVQVLGVTCVFGNAAVDDIPVFRGSGGPLVRDSMSCTDHFGSDGLGDVIEDKDPRWEEKIQREHAANAMIRLVCENQNQVSLVALGPLTNLALAVRLDPSFPQKLKDLYIMGGNTEGKGNVTLCAEFNFAMDPESAYVVLEEFLCPTYIASWEYACRNALTWEFFEELINQDAPAARFMKTITSKCSAYSKEAMRNKRDVYFGPCFVSYDAYAMAACIDGSVVTESVECPVRVELQGSIARGMMALDRTDTLKKSHSVIVLTKCDVAKFGRLLMESLRQPCKK
- the si:ch211-201h21.5 gene encoding inosine-uridine preferring nucleoside hydrolase isoform X1 codes for the protein MNFDFSPPPHTPVFGKYPEVKPETEASAGTLQTSLHTLEETMAKKLVVIDTDCGIDDAQAIIMALAAPDVQVLGVTCVFGNAAVDDVCQNVLRVLSVCEREGIPVFRGSGGPLVRDSMSCTDHFGSDGLGDVIEDKDPRWEEKIQREHAANAMIRLVCENQNQVSLVALGPLTNLALAVRLDPSFPQKLKDLYIMGGNTEGKGNVTLCAEFNFAMDPESAYVVLEEFLCPTYIASWEYACRNALTWEFFEELINQDAPAARFMKTITSKCSAYSKEAMRNKRDVYFGPCFVSYDAYAMAACIDGSVVTESVECPVRVELQGSIARGMMALDRTDTLKKSHSVIVLTKCDVAKFGRLLMESLRQPCKK
- the LOC118317921 gene encoding basic immunoglobulin-like variable motif-containing protein codes for the protein MCGVSLSSRLILGPPCPPRDVRSRWDGEVSGTERLVWGVFTSANDDDDDNNNTSPARRCVTSGPRRQMPNTSKGQGANLPGPTEPSGLQRTADGGEQQQQQRGGLISSLARDAARARRASSAELHLPWTCPVTHSREKFYTVCSDYALLNQAASVYCPPRDAAHNKQADGLKPKPSADFGACQGPGGAHAGSDGDCDMEEASSGHSKPILAWEIDTADFDAVLMRKIRTSNVKKCSTKKMKSSRNLQDVPPHASLEEVQQRKVLDLRRWYCISRPQYKTSCGISSLVSCWNFLYSTLGAGSLPPISQEEALHILGFQPPFEEIKFGPFTGNATLMRWFRQINDNFRVRGCSYILYKPHGKHKTAGETAEGALMKLTQGLKDESMAYIYHCQNHYFCPVGFEATPLKAAKAYRGPLPTNETEHWILIGEPSRKHPAIHCKKWSDIVTDLNTQNPEYLDIRHTERGIQRRKTKKVGGNLHCLMAFQRVNWQKLGPWALNLENVLHHDFHHPGTERPHGHASEDAEEKASAKRLAHLGRSHSMGGQKDASWKRQSNTTENRQKGSPDGDLEEDITG